A region of the Corynebacterium falsenii genome:
GCAGATCGACATCGTTGACATCGACAACGGCAACCGCCTGACCACCTACGCCATCGCCGGCGAGCGGGGGACCGGTGTGATCGGCATCAACGGCGCTGCCGCGCGGCTGATCAGCCCCGGCGATCTCGTCATCATTATTGGGTACGCCCAGTACAACGAAGAAGACCTGAAAACATATCAGTCTCGGGTGATCTTCGTAGACGAGAACAACAAGAAGCTCGAAGCGGGTGCCGACCCCGCGCACGCACCGGAAGGCTCGGGCCTGCTGAACCCGCGCCACCCGGAGGCGTAAGCCATAGGAGCAATCCGTGGCATGGGGATGTCCGCTCGGTGCGCTACACTTGTGAGCCGTGACTGACGCATCAAAAACCCCAGCTTCCGACGTTCCAGAACAACTCCGCATCCGGCGCGAGAAGC
Encoded here:
- the panD gene encoding aspartate 1-decarboxylase — encoded protein: MLRTMLKSKIHRATVTQADLHYVGSCTIDADLLDAADLLEGEQIDIVDIDNGNRLTTYAIAGERGTGVIGINGAAARLISPGDLVIIIGYAQYNEEDLKTYQSRVIFVDENNKKLEAGADPAHAPEGSGLLNPRHPEA